AGAACTTCAGCTTAACTAAGAAATGTTCTTGTTTACATTAACTATCATACATTCTTAACATCTGAAGCAAGAACTCATTCCATGTATCAACAGGACCAGGCATGCACCAGTGAACACAATCAGCAATGGTGACATTTTCATGTGGCCAATGTCCATAATGGTTGGGGTGTCCATCTGGCCTCATAAGCATGGCTGCAGTTGCATCTAGCAGCCAGAATTTCACTCCTTTCTTCCTCCCTTCCCTTTGAGCTATTCTCAGTTCATCTATTTGAGTCAAATACATCTCCAAATCTCCTCCATCTAGTCCCTTTACTTTCTTCAAAAAGGGTTTTGTTCTGTTGCAATTCCCCCCTTTGTTCCACTCTCCATTCTCGAAATGAGGCGGCGACAatgtgttcaaaattatcacaCCCTTAAACCTTTCAAGCCTCATCAAAGTACTAAATGTAGTTCTGAACACCCTTCTGTATCCATAAAACATCGACAGCTTTTCGATGTTGCCTCTTTCGCATTCATGGCAGCCAATAACCTCATCATTTTCATAGAAAATCTGCGGTCCATAGAACCATCTTCCAGCTGAGAGGATCACATAATCAAATGTTTCAATCTCAGTTTCCCAACTGTCATCAGCCTTGTCCAAGTAAACCTTCATCAGGCGATTGTAGGTTGGGCCACTGGGGCCTGCATCGATGGTTTTAACCAGGTGAGGCGCCCAGAAGGATGCCAGAGTGAAGTTGTAGTCTCTAAACAGCCAGCTTATGAACTTATTTGTTTTGTGGAAAACATATTCAGGATTGCTCGCCTGGAAACAACCAATGCAGCGAAAAAAGTTTGAGAAACAAAGACAACTGTAAACAgaaatcattgaaaatatttCCAGGGTCATTGAATTCTTCTTACGCTTGACAAGAGACAGAACAATGACTCCATTTGGTTTCTTCCCAGTGAGTCTCCAACAAATGCCAGAGACTTCCCCCTCGCAATCTCCAAGAAACACTTCGCATCGAAGGAAGGCAGCTCACAGTTATCAGGTTTCCATCTCCATTTCAGAAACTCCCTGTCAGGTCTCCCAAACTTCATACAATTCTGCTGGTCATGAATTCCAAAGCAAGTTGCATTAGTGTAGTAAGGTTCCTGACGAGAAGGAATCCATTTTCCTTTAAACATGTTACATTTTTTCCCTTGATTGATGTTATCAACATAGAATTTAAAGTTCAGCCATGGCGTCGAGGAACTGTTGGCGAAGAATAGATAGATCACAGGAAGGAGAAAAACAATGAGACAAAGGAGAAGAACTTTGCTTGTGGTGCTCTGTGGCAGATTTTTTCCAGGATGAAACTCAGAGACATGAACCATAATTTCAGGGATACTCTCGAAGAAAATCTTGCATGAACAGTGAATCAAACACACAACTTTtgcaaaatttaaagaattctttAACAGATTCGTGTCTCTTTTTTTAATCAGTTATTGATACTTTCTGTACAGCAAAACATGGTTTATCTTTCGTAATGAAAACATCAACAAAAGCAGAAAATAGTTAAGAAACCCAAAGGAATATTTAAAGGGCAATATCAGGAAACAAAAAGGGCAAAAGACTTACTCTCACCTAAGGTATACTGTATCCCCAAACACtcacttataaaattttaaaaacttaaatgttCACtgttctgttaaaattttcaattaattttaaaggtaaaattatcatttaattaaaaatataaaaaaactaaaattttatcattttttttaagtttaaaaatctaataaattattttcattcaaagtttaaaaaatgattattttctccTAAAGTGTTTTTATCATCAGAGAAGGCGAAGTTTACCTTCTTTGACCGCGTTATCTCTCTCTCCAACTTTCCCTTCTCGATTGTCTTTGTTTGAGACGAAAATGACCAAAGAGAAAAAGCTGAGTGactaggagagagagagagatgcaATCGGAGACCATAAACTTCGTCATCTTTagtgatgaaaaaaaattttagcgaaaaataatcactttttaaattttaagggagaaaaattgttaaatttttaaattaaagggagaaaatatgataaaatttagttttttaatttttttgttaaataatatttctacCTTTTACCCTAATTAGGAATTTTAACAAAAGGGTGAGAATTTGAGTCTTTGAAACTTTGTGGATAAGAGAGATAAAtacactaaatcttgggtgggaacaagtatTTTGGCCAAAACATTATTGCAGCAGCCAGCTGGATGACAATAAAGCTTCATGGAGAAGAATCTTCTGACTTATTTTCAACTTGAGCCCTGGCAATGGATAATCTCTGTTGAATGTATATACACTATATTCTTCCACtgtatatcatataattaagtatttctTAGATCAAATTTTAGACACAAATACACAACTCTAAAGTACAAGAACACAGAGctgaaaaacaaaaagggaAATAAATTGAACCTATCTGAACTTCATTTTTCTGTCATTGGCAACAGGGTAAAGCTTCTCCTGGTATGATTCAATCCCCTCCATCTTCAACATCTCCAGAAAGAAATCATTCCACGTATCAATCGGTCCGGGCAGGCACCAGTGCACACAGTCATTGTACAATGTTACATTTTCATGAGGCCAGTGGCCATATCTACTAGGATGACCATCAGGTCTCAATAATGTAGCCTGTGTCGTGTCAAGTAACCTAAATTTTTTCCCAGTTTTTCTCCCTTCTCCCTCAGCAATCTTCAACTCCTCCAATTGAATCATATAGAGCTCCAAGTTCACATCTTCCAATCTAGTCTCACTGCTCCTAAATGGCCTTGTTCTCACACAATTTCCCCCTTCATTCCACAGTCCATTTTCAAAATGTGATGGGGCAAAAGTCCTGAGATAAGTGATGCCATTGTAATTTTTCAGGCTGTTGATGACCTTAAAGGCCGTCCTGAAGGCCTTTTTGTATCCGTAATACATTGGCATGTCTGTGACATTTTCCAGGAGGCAGTATTTGCAGCCGACTACTTGGCCGTCTTCATAGAAAACCATTGGGCGGAAGAACCAGTGGCCGGAGGAGAGGATGACATAGTCGAAATCGTCAATCTGGGTTGTCCATTCTTCATCGAATTCGTCAAGGTAGAGGTTGAAGAGGCCTGTGTTAGTTGGACCGTTGTGGTCTGCTTGCTTGGACCTCACCAAATGGGGTGTCCAAAACATGGCCAGTGTGAAGTTGTGGGATTTGTACAGCCAacgtttgaaaatttcatttgatGTGTAGGAAACATCTTCAGGATATACAATCTAAAAATTGCAatgcaaataattaaattacaaatctaACTTCAATACTCATATAATATTCATTCACAACTCTTCAAATATTGTTTGAGCAATGCTACAACAacctattttgaatatttaattagatatttaaatgatgtgttatcatgtgattgagtgttattatattctcaatttaaaatcactcaattacataattgtACTTATGTGAATACTAATTTGATACTTAAAGCTAGAGAtagatttaaaataagtttgtttTGGGCTTGAATGAACCCTAGCCCAAACTTGAGCTTCACATATACGAACTCGAgttcaaatttgagctaaaaaatatttgaaaactgaTCGCAAGCTCGAACCTAAgctaaaatagattaaattttttttttaaaaaacattgcACAAGCAACAAGAAAACCCAAGTCAAGTGAATAAGTTCAATGAGCCTGAGCCAAGTTTGGCTCTTCAACACAAACCCAAATCTTATGTGAGTCGAACACAAACTCCTCATCTATGAAGTAAGTGAAACATGAATGAGTTATTCTTTAGGTTTAATAAGCCTGAGCTGAACCCCCTAAAGAACGAGAGTAGAAAATAAGTTTCACTCTATTCAAACTtagttcgattcgaatttaacctTACTCCAAAACTAGTGCATATAGTTTATTTGATATCTTCTGTAGTAATAATTTAGACGTCAATTAATTAGAGTGATGTTATTTGTTCCCCACTTTTTGTTGAATTCAATTCCAtatctaaaacttttaaaatgagtaaaattatatacattaacaATAAACACtaatttatgtaataataatatgttattatatgattaaatgatacTTCATCATTGATCCATAACCACATAAAGACGGTTAATGcacataattatattgttttaatttatatatatatatatataaaccctaTGTATTTCTAAGATTTAAtgcttttcaaataaaatattaacactTATCTCATACTTTATTGATCTTTACTTTctaaagattaatttaaattgcaATCACTTGtatttggttttataaaatcttgttttgacataaaattaaaaaaaaaaaacaagtatcagattattgaaaataattataactaatttgataaaaaaatttgttttttagcCAACCAAAAATTTTTCAGTATACATATGAGGTGcataaaatgatttaaattatttatcaaaaaatactaatattaggcatattaattaatttttttaaataattaactagAAGTTTTTATAAATGCAAtaaaagtttaaactcaaaattttttctaaaaattttaatattttattaattttgttaactttcgTATTGAAACTTCTTAAAAACAAcacatttattttgttttaacaattaaaaaatcaaattggaCAAAATTAGGTAAAAAGTGCattcaaaattaatgtaaaataaagttttataatatagaataaaaaagagagcaattgtaaaatattttattatatgtaattattaattagtttgTCCTATCTAAGTAATTTTaagtcaatataaaaaaattgtttttaataatgTTAGATACTAAACTTGGACAacctaatattaattaattaattaatttttgattagTAATAATGAGAATGGTTAAGTGGGAAACTATTAACTAATCATGCTTAGCATTTTGCAAATTGGTTGGAATGTCAAATGAAAGTGTAACATAATCCGAATCTATCAATCTTAATTCTCTAATGGCTGagggacttattcccacccaagtttattgcatttttaaattagtatccattaatgattaaaaatttaaatacccacaTATGggttcttaaaattaatagactcAATTAATGTTATCACCAAGTCTATAACAAAGATGTTATTTGTTTGGAGATGGCATCGAAaaaggggagagagagaaaCGATCAGTAACGACgtcaaaaaaagagagagaaaaaaaaccttaagagagaaaaaaaaaccttagaaaagaaaatataatattacaaagtttaattttaaagaaaattattaattttataaacatataagaaaaatatataatgctaattttaacaactcataagttaatatttaaatttttaataattaacgaATACTaatttgaaaagacaaaaaacctAAGGTGGgagtaagtcctttggccttcgcTATTCAAGATAGATAGAGAAAGTGTGACCTATTTGGCCTTTaggtaagagaaaaaaattagaaaataagaGAGGTTTTCTCcgcatatttaaattttgatcaaatttataaactttactgatttatttatacaaattgatgtgataatatttaattgagttaaatgattatttaattttttcttttatttcaaaattatataattatatattatcacgtcaatttgtatgaataaattaataagatttatttgttaaataacttgaaaactatttaaattataaagatacattttggattataaaatctaaaatcaaaacCAAGAAATGTTTTGGATTATCAGGAtgttacataattaataaaatggccaaatgactatttcccaccctagGTTTGATACAAACCTAATTTCTCATCTgctaactattaaaaatttaaatattcatctgtttattaaattttattgttattatcagggataaaattattatttaataaaaatatttttaaaaattataaattcatcacattccCCCGCtgggtttaaaaactaatattttccccaacccaaagtttatttggaagggaaataatcattttttaaactttggtttgagaaaaaattattaatttttaaacctagagggaaatgtgatgaatttatagttttttaaaaatatttttattaaataataattttatctcttataataataataagatttaacagatagatgaatatttagatttttgataattaatagatGATAAGTTGGGTTTGccttaaactttgggtgggaaacagcTATTTGGGCTTAA
The genomic region above belongs to Mangifera indica cultivar Alphonso chromosome 15, CATAS_Mindica_2.1, whole genome shotgun sequence and contains:
- the LOC123197561 gene encoding protein trichome birefringence-like 19, with amino-acid sequence MVHVSEFHPGKNLPQSTTSKVLLLCLIVFLLPVIYLFFANSSSTPWLNFKFYVDNINQGKKCNMFKGKWIPSRQEPYYTNATCFGIHDQQNCMKFGRPDREFLKWRWKPDNCELPSFDAKCFLEIARGKSLAFVGDSLGRNQMESLFCLLSSASNPEYVFHKTNKFISWLFRDYNFTLASFWAPHLVKTIDAGPSGPTYNRLMKVYLDKADDSWETEIETFDYVILSAGRWFYGPQIFYENDEVIGCHECERGNIEKLSMFYGYRRVFRTTFSTLMRLERFKGVIILNTLSPPHFENGEWNKGGNCNRTKPFLKKVKGLDGGDLEMYLTQIDELRIAQREGRKKGVKFWLLDATAAMLMRPDGHPNHYGHWPHENVTIADCVHWCMPGPVDTWNEFLLQMLRMYDS
- the LOC123197634 gene encoding protein trichome birefringence-like 19; its protein translation is MKLHFPRNQTTQRTPKIVLLISFTLFLLSIISLNCPYPKNISLPSKSSSSSFSNNISPSNDQDDDQKSVPDQIKDFFNARKSCDIFSGEWVPNPEAPYYTNTTCWAIHEHQNCMKYGRPDSEFLKWKWKPYGCDLPVFNPAQFLEIMRGKSLAFVGDSVARNQMQSLICLISRIVYPEDVSYTSNEIFKRWLYKSHNFTLAMFWTPHLVRSKQADHNGPTNTGLFNLYLDEFDEEWTTQIDDFDYVILSSGHWFFRPMVFYEDGQVVGCKYCLLENVTDMPMYYGYKKAFRTAFKVINSLKNYNGITYLRTFAPSHFENGLWNEGGNCVRTRPFRSSETRLEDVNLELYMIQLEELKIAEGEGRKTGKKFRLLDTTQATLLRPDGHPSRYGHWPHENVTLYNDCVHWCLPGPIDTWNDFFLEMLKMEGIESYQEKLYPVANDRKMKFR